In Candidatus Dependentiae bacterium, a single genomic region encodes these proteins:
- the bet gene encoding phage recombination protein Bet yields MTTKSKTNLVQEDQNHIRKTAALGATDDEFKTFMYLCNMYNLDPLKKEIYFIKYGGKSTIITSRDGYLKIANCNEHFDGIESDVVYQGDLLTKRDDGSLLITYGQEHLSFDKSKLSGAFCSVFRKDRKKATTVFVSIKEYYKKDAPIWQQYTNAMILKVAEAMALKRAFAISGLVTREEIEDSE; encoded by the coding sequence ATGACGACAAAATCAAAAACGAATCTTGTTCAAGAAGATCAAAATCACATCAGAAAAACTGCTGCACTAGGCGCAACCGATGATGAATTTAAAACGTTCATGTATCTGTGCAATATGTACAATTTAGATCCACTCAAAAAAGAGATCTATTTTATCAAATATGGTGGCAAGTCTACGATCATTACCAGCAGAGACGGATACCTGAAAATAGCCAACTGCAATGAGCATTTTGATGGTATTGAAAGCGATGTGGTGTATCAGGGTGATCTGCTGACCAAGCGAGACGATGGCAGTCTCCTGATTACTTATGGTCAAGAGCATCTGAGTTTTGATAAATCAAAATTGTCTGGAGCATTTTGTAGCGTTTTTCGTAAAGATCGTAAAAAAGCAACAACGGTGTTTGTCAGCATCAAAGAATATTATAAAAAAGATGCTCCAATTTGGCAGCAATACACCAATGCAATGATTCTTAAGGTTGCAGAGGCTATGGCGCTTAAGCGTGCATTTGCTATCAGTGGCTTAGTGACGCGAGAAGAAATCGAAGATAGCGAATAG
- a CDS encoding histidine phosphatase family protein has protein sequence MTRLIIPHKPFYFIRHGETDWNKEYRAMGHTDIPLNQNGLEQAVLAAELLKDIQFDCIISSPLRRALKTAQIIAEKRDTAVQIVDEFKECFFGVLEGTNLLFDPRVQGWEKGAHVEDVEHYDDFSNRVIQALVFALSGSKTPLIVSHGGVYRIIQSALGLPHHGLKNCVPVFHNPVKTLDGVWDSHLLL, from the coding sequence ATGACGCGACTTATTATTCCTCATAAGCCATTTTACTTTATTAGACATGGCGAAACCGATTGGAACAAAGAATATCGAGCTATGGGGCATACTGACATTCCGCTTAATCAAAATGGGCTCGAGCAGGCCGTGCTTGCAGCCGAGTTGCTCAAAGATATTCAATTTGATTGTATTATTTCAAGTCCATTAAGGAGAGCTTTAAAAACAGCTCAAATTATTGCTGAAAAAAGAGATACTGCTGTTCAGATTGTTGATGAATTTAAGGAATGCTTTTTTGGGGTTTTGGAAGGAACAAATTTATTATTTGATCCACGCGTTCAGGGCTGGGAAAAGGGTGCCCATGTTGAAGATGTAGAGCATTATGACGATTTTTCCAATCGCGTAATTCAAGCGCTTGTGTTTGCATTATCCGGTTCAAAAACTCCTTTGATTGTGAGTCATGGTGGCGTGTATCGCATTATTCAAAGTGCTCTTGGCTTACCGCATCATGGTCTTAAAAACTGTGTTCCGGTATTTCATAATCCAGTGAAGACGCTTGATGGGGTATGGGATTCGCACCTGTTGCTTTGA